A window of Microscilla marina ATCC 23134 contains these coding sequences:
- a CDS encoding anthrax toxin lethal factor-related metalloendopeptidase yields the protein MHKKIPQEDNSQDQTQAQQPVQKKPKAPEKKTGQTHNPSIPTVGGDLPPIESKHPPHRSKHALHKAKQVPINRSGATSKPQHGVTLSAAKVKVVGQDKEVNVRAGVEVYIADVMPNGYVCQAPVKEKDKKGIWHTKPYQVLLPKAMVKVTPNQLSEIDPATRQQVVKYTNPNLKKTNQSLAADYSKATEVSFMHTPGIPKELRRVFEHLAETFFSDIEKFNEMMTFKIDFGQIPPKIAPKESPTSTKYGGKVWAYRFTSLRHADFEKTLLVEELGEVKQAPLTEQAEAKAAQLMKNYHISIHQPTAREQANSQALKQAVDASSSKVFKLGVDNDKKGNEKKDKDKKKKVDMKKLHAQSFLPFSPQDKTHIRRALLKMTPAMLERIAGVAFFKRGFACIGVPTPTGKTGQHVKIQAGWAVARYHLENHTISVYNGMINADNVLVFGDKGSDTFTPQAEEAIIHELGHAIDLKEVAKARMKRDQLREKHKKAPQDPQAKKAWEAQQKVYKNTPRLSGQTDTKRAPVYETEFSKAAQLDAPLLTKYSNKNDLENFAEAFALYITEPKTLQLLSPHVYQYFKTHYPKPTSDD from the coding sequence ATGCACAAAAAAATACCACAAGAGGATAACAGCCAGGATCAAACGCAGGCACAGCAACCTGTACAGAAAAAGCCAAAAGCGCCTGAGAAAAAAACCGGGCAAACCCATAACCCAAGCATACCCACGGTAGGCGGCGACTTGCCCCCTATAGAGAGCAAACACCCACCCCACCGCAGCAAGCATGCGCTTCATAAGGCAAAGCAAGTGCCTATCAACAGAAGTGGAGCAACCAGCAAACCCCAACACGGGGTAACCCTGAGCGCGGCTAAGGTAAAGGTAGTGGGGCAAGACAAAGAGGTAAACGTAAGGGCTGGTGTGGAGGTGTACATTGCAGACGTAATGCCCAATGGCTATGTATGCCAGGCACCCGTCAAAGAGAAAGACAAGAAGGGCATTTGGCATACCAAACCCTACCAGGTGCTATTGCCCAAAGCAATGGTAAAAGTAACCCCCAACCAGCTAAGCGAAATAGACCCTGCCACCCGCCAACAAGTGGTAAAGTATACCAACCCCAACCTCAAAAAGACCAACCAGTCGCTTGCGGCAGACTATAGCAAAGCCACCGAAGTAAGCTTTATGCATACCCCGGGCATACCCAAGGAACTTAGGCGGGTGTTTGAGCATTTGGCAGAAACGTTTTTTTCTGACATAGAGAAGTTCAACGAAATGATGACCTTTAAAATAGACTTTGGGCAAATTCCCCCAAAAATAGCCCCTAAAGAATCGCCCACTAGTACCAAGTATGGGGGCAAGGTGTGGGCATACCGCTTTACCTCGTTGCGGCACGCCGACTTTGAGAAAACCCTGTTGGTAGAAGAGCTGGGCGAGGTAAAACAAGCCCCCCTCACCGAGCAAGCCGAGGCTAAAGCTGCCCAGCTCATGAAAAACTATCACATAAGCATCCACCAACCCACCGCCCGGGAACAAGCCAATAGCCAAGCCCTGAAGCAAGCCGTGGATGCGTCGAGCAGTAAGGTGTTTAAGCTAGGAGTGGACAATGATAAAAAGGGCAACGAAAAAAAGGATAAGGATAAAAAGAAAAAAGTGGATATGAAAAAGCTACATGCCCAGTCTTTTTTGCCGTTTAGCCCCCAAGACAAAACCCATATACGCCGTGCCTTGCTCAAGATGACCCCTGCCATGCTAGAGCGCATAGCGGGGGTAGCGTTTTTCAAACGTGGCTTTGCTTGTATAGGTGTCCCTACCCCCACTGGTAAGACAGGACAACATGTGAAAATACAAGCAGGCTGGGCAGTGGCAAGGTACCACCTCGAAAACCATACAATTTCGGTATATAATGGAATGATCAACGCCGACAATGTGTTGGTGTTTGGCGACAAGGGCAGCGACACCTTTACACCCCAGGCCGAGGAAGCCATTATTCATGAGTTGGGGCACGCCATAGATCTTAAAGAGGTGGCTAAAGCTCGCATGAAACGCGACCAGCTTAGAGAAAAACACAAAAAAGCCCCCCAAGACCCCCAAGCCAAAAAAGCCTGGGAAGCCCAGCAAAAGGTGTATAAAAATACCCCAAGGTTAAGCGGGCAAACCGATACCAAGCGTGCTCCAGTGTACGAAACCGAGTTTAGCAAAGCAGCCCAACTAGATGCCCCCTTGCTCACCAAGTACTCGAACAAAAACGACCTGGAAAACTTTGCCGAAGCTTTTGCCTTGTATATCACCGAACCCAAAACCCTACAACTATTGAGCCCCCATGTATACCAATACTTCAAAACCCATTACCCTAAACCTACCTCTGATGATTAG
- a CDS encoding glycoside hydrolase family 113 produces MDQVLKHWGWAVWMAIWVTTACQTSPKTEARHTRQPNERVIHQPMKKIDGVSFVSAAQPPNDQTFAPIRQRVHADWVALVPYAFCFKDSTQIHFDTPQQWQGETTQGMIAYAKYARQQRLKLMLKPHLWIIRGGFTGTLSFGSTARWQAWAKSYEAYILHYAHLADSLQAELFCIGTELESFVKAQPRFWQQLIEKIRKAYRGKLTYAANWDEYKRFPYWTMLDYIGIDAYFPLTKAATPTLPQLKAGWQRWLNEISQVQKRHHKPVLFTEFGYRSIDHTANKPWESGNHRQKVNLAGQAQALEALFQVFMLQPWFAGGFVWKWFDENVHPIDATTHTGYSPQHKPAEQVLNLWYKKMGEMLGKG; encoded by the coding sequence ATGGATCAGGTTTTGAAACATTGGGGTTGGGCTGTTTGGATGGCAATATGGGTCACCACTGCTTGTCAAACCTCCCCCAAGACCGAGGCAAGGCATACCAGGCAACCAAACGAAAGAGTTATTCATCAACCGATGAAAAAAATTGACGGAGTGAGTTTTGTAAGTGCTGCCCAACCACCCAATGATCAAACCTTTGCTCCTATACGTCAGCGTGTACATGCCGACTGGGTAGCATTAGTGCCCTATGCTTTTTGTTTCAAAGATTCTACCCAAATACATTTTGACACCCCCCAACAATGGCAGGGCGAAACCACCCAAGGAATGATTGCTTATGCTAAATATGCCCGCCAACAACGTTTAAAATTGATGCTCAAACCTCATTTATGGATCATTCGGGGTGGTTTTACGGGTACACTTAGTTTTGGATCTACTGCCCGATGGCAGGCTTGGGCAAAGTCTTACGAAGCCTACATTTTGCACTATGCTCACCTTGCCGACTCGCTGCAGGCAGAGTTGTTTTGCATAGGCACCGAGTTAGAAAGTTTTGTAAAAGCGCAGCCCCGGTTTTGGCAACAATTGATCGAAAAAATAAGGAAGGCATACCGGGGCAAGCTTACCTATGCGGCTAATTGGGACGAGTACAAACGGTTTCCTTATTGGACAATGCTCGACTACATAGGCATAGATGCCTACTTTCCTTTGACAAAAGCCGCTACCCCTACCTTGCCCCAGCTCAAGGCAGGCTGGCAACGTTGGTTGAATGAAATAAGCCAGGTACAAAAACGCCACCACAAGCCAGTACTTTTTACTGAGTTTGGTTACCGCAGCATCGACCATACCGCCAACAAGCCTTGGGAATCAGGCAACCACCGTCAAAAGGTAAACCTTGCCGGGCAAGCCCAGGCACTGGAGGCGCTTTTTCAAGTTTTTATGCTTCAACCTTGGTTTGCCGGAGGCTTTGTCTGGAAATGGTTTGACGAAAATGTTCACCCTATCGACGCTACTACCCATACAGGCTACTCGCCCCAACACAAACCCGCCGAACAAGTACTGAACTTGTGGTATAAAAAAATGGGGGAGATGTTAGGTAAAGGTTGA
- a CDS encoding NAD(P)/FAD-dependent oxidoreductase, whose product MKHIVIIGNGISGITTARHVRKNSDHRITVVSAESDHFFSRTALMYIYMGHMRYQDTKPYEDWFWEKNRIALKKAYVQRVDTDRKTLYLNNNETLDYDVLVLATGSKPRKFDWKGVDARGVQGLYSLQDLEMMEQNTKDIRRAVIVGGGLIGVEMAEMLQSRQIEVTFLVREDRFWGGVMPKEEGELINRHMTHDHHVDLRLQTELKEIVPDANGRVQHIITHNDKKIDCQFVGLTIGVVPNIDFLQGSEIALNRGILVNRTLETNIPDVYALGDCAEFTEPFANRRPIEQVWYTGRMMGEALAQTLCGKRTEYKPGIWFNSAKFFDIEYQTYGWVWNELKENERAFYWEHPNKRISLRLVYEASNQQLLGINVFGIRLRHEVCNDWVAQGKSVAYAIAHLKDANFDPELYTQHEAAIIAAYNQQTGENIRLKKRSWKRIFNRKKQYI is encoded by the coding sequence ATGAAACATATTGTCATTATCGGGAATGGTATATCGGGGATTACTACTGCTCGCCACGTGCGTAAAAACAGTGATCATCGCATTACAGTAGTATCTGCCGAGTCAGATCATTTCTTTTCGCGTACTGCCTTGATGTACATTTATATGGGGCACATGCGCTACCAGGATACCAAACCGTATGAAGATTGGTTTTGGGAAAAGAACCGAATCGCCCTCAAAAAAGCGTATGTACAACGGGTAGACACTGACCGTAAAACCCTGTATTTGAACAATAACGAAACCCTCGATTATGATGTGTTGGTGCTTGCAACGGGATCAAAGCCACGCAAATTTGACTGGAAAGGTGTAGATGCCAGAGGGGTACAGGGTTTGTATAGCTTACAAGACCTGGAGATGATGGAGCAAAACACTAAAGACATTAGGCGGGCAGTGATAGTGGGGGGAGGACTTATTGGGGTAGAAATGGCAGAAATGCTGCAAAGCCGCCAGATAGAGGTTACTTTTTTGGTGCGTGAAGATCGATTTTGGGGTGGGGTAATGCCTAAAGAGGAGGGCGAACTCATTAACCGCCACATGACGCACGACCACCACGTAGACTTACGCTTGCAAACCGAACTCAAAGAGATCGTACCCGATGCCAATGGGCGGGTGCAGCATATCATTACCCATAATGACAAGAAAATTGATTGCCAGTTTGTAGGGCTTACCATTGGGGTGGTGCCCAATATAGATTTTTTGCAAGGTTCAGAGATTGCCCTCAACCGGGGCATATTGGTAAACCGTACTTTAGAAACCAACATACCCGATGTATATGCTTTGGGCGACTGTGCTGAGTTTACCGAACCTTTTGCCAACCGACGCCCCATAGAGCAAGTATGGTATACAGGAAGAATGATGGGCGAAGCACTTGCCCAAACTTTGTGTGGCAAACGCACAGAGTATAAGCCCGGAATTTGGTTTAACTCTGCAAAGTTTTTTGATATAGAATACCAAACCTATGGCTGGGTATGGAACGAACTTAAAGAAAACGAACGGGCTTTTTATTGGGAACACCCCAACAAGCGTATTAGTTTGCGTCTGGTGTATGAGGCAAGCAATCAGCAATTGCTGGGCATCAATGTATTTGGCATACGCTTACGCCACGAGGTATGCAACGACTGGGTTGCTCAGGGAAAATCAGTAGCGTATGCCATTGCTCACCTGAAGGATGCCAATTTCGACCCTGAGTTGTATACCCAACACGAGGCCGCCATTATAGCCGCCTACAACCAGCAAACCGGGGAAAATATTCGACTCAAGAAAAGAAGCTGGAAAAGAATTTTTAACCGCAAAAAACAATACATTTAA
- a CDS encoding 4Fe-4S binding protein, which produces MNIQKIGLSLFLVGFIAFIATLSLGEYQLTPEVLKTTVTNADKRAALTPQVDPMFRKRFGDQFNFVANLKGGFELANAEIKQKYAFSQAEIDAIAAKNGKKYSKSPIDELYPKGNELNDFKNKALKDYTGWLESQSFADAKALKEKLTTTIQNINNDVIQKKGFSSYEIKNLLFSITKASSDGWVAAHPALWFLLTIALAAVGGLLYILPSLTSFPGIKNNGVFTHPGTSRGWIGILVGSFLISFYIFLYWFPEYITSWVLMVDPLSNELSGNPASQWFLYGLLYCVAMLVMGVRMAVKYRHNRYQLVRTASVVFFQLAFAFLIPEILVRFNQPYMDFKNIWPLDYDFFFAYNIDGMVKAGTLGIFMLGWGIALFAIAVPIMTYFFGKRWYCSWVCGCGGLAETLGDPYRQLSDKSVKAWKVERYLIHSVLVFAVAMTGLTLYTYFTGASQVLFLDTYMVQKVYGFLIGSAFAGVVGTGFYPLMGNRVWCRFGCPLAAYMGIVQRFKSRFRITTNGGQCISCGNCSTYCEMGIDVRAYAQKGQNIVRASCVGCGICAAVCPRGVLKLENAPEDGRIHDQPILIGNDSIDLKK; this is translated from the coding sequence ATGAACATTCAAAAAATAGGGCTAAGCTTATTTTTGGTGGGCTTTATTGCCTTTATTGCTACTTTAAGCCTGGGCGAATATCAGCTTACCCCAGAGGTGCTCAAAACCACCGTGACCAATGCCGACAAACGTGCGGCACTTACGCCCCAGGTAGACCCCATGTTTCGCAAGCGGTTTGGCGACCAGTTTAACTTTGTGGCCAATCTGAAGGGAGGGTTTGAGCTTGCCAATGCCGAAATCAAACAAAAGTATGCCTTTAGCCAAGCAGAAATAGACGCAATTGCCGCCAAAAATGGAAAAAAATACAGTAAAAGCCCTATTGATGAGCTTTACCCCAAAGGCAACGAACTCAACGACTTTAAAAACAAAGCGCTCAAAGACTATACAGGTTGGCTAGAGTCGCAAAGCTTTGCCGATGCCAAGGCACTCAAAGAAAAACTGACTACTACCATACAAAACATCAACAATGATGTAATCCAAAAAAAGGGGTTTAGTAGCTACGAAATCAAAAACCTGCTTTTTTCTATTACCAAAGCCTCCAGCGACGGATGGGTAGCCGCTCATCCTGCCCTGTGGTTTTTGCTCACTATAGCATTGGCGGCTGTGGGTGGCTTGCTTTATATTTTACCCTCGCTCACCTCCTTTCCAGGCATCAAAAACAATGGCGTATTTACTCATCCAGGCACTTCGCGCGGATGGATAGGTATTTTGGTGGGGAGTTTTCTCATTAGCTTTTACATTTTTTTGTATTGGTTTCCCGAATATATTACCAGCTGGGTGCTCATGGTAGACCCTCTCAGCAACGAACTCAGTGGCAACCCGGCAAGCCAATGGTTTTTGTATGGTTTGCTATACTGTGTAGCTATGTTGGTCATGGGCGTACGTATGGCAGTAAAATACCGCCACAACCGCTACCAATTGGTGCGCACAGCTTCGGTAGTCTTTTTCCAGTTGGCCTTTGCTTTTCTTATTCCCGAAATATTGGTCAGGTTCAACCAACCTTATATGGACTTTAAGAACATCTGGCCGCTTGACTATGATTTTTTCTTTGCTTACAACATAGACGGAATGGTAAAAGCCGGAACCTTGGGTATTTTTATGCTGGGCTGGGGCATTGCTTTATTTGCTATAGCTGTACCCATTATGACCTATTTCTTTGGCAAGCGTTGGTATTGTTCGTGGGTGTGTGGGTGTGGCGGACTTGCCGAAACTTTGGGCGATCCTTACCGTCAATTGTCCGACAAATCGGTAAAAGCCTGGAAGGTAGAGCGTTACCTTATTCATAGTGTATTGGTGTTTGCAGTAGCCATGACTGGACTTACTTTATATACTTACTTTACGGGGGCATCGCAAGTGTTATTTTTAGACACTTACATGGTACAAAAGGTTTATGGCTTTCTGATTGGGTCGGCATTTGCCGGGGTAGTGGGTACAGGCTTTTACCCCTTGATGGGTAACCGGGTTTGGTGCCGTTTTGGTTGTCCGTTGGCGGCCTATATGGGCATTGTGCAACGCTTCAAGTCGCGTTTTCGCATTACTACCAACGGGGGTCAGTGCATTTCTTGTGGCAATTGCTCTACCTATTGCGAAATGGGCATAGACGTTCGGGCTTACGCCCAAAAAGGACAAAACATTGTGCGCGCCTCGTGTGTGGGTTGTGGGATATGTGCCGCTGTATGCCCACGTGGTGTGCTCAAGTTAGAAAATGCTCCCGAAGATGGACGCATTCACGACCAACCCATCTTGATTGGGAACGACAGTATTGACCTCAAAAAGTAA
- a CDS encoding WG repeat-containing protein has protein sequence MIRNLLLYLVLSGACTACVVRPTTPYPARCYAIATFHGKKGVINRQGEWVVAPKYDDLYFLNDEVLKACAQTGDKQKAYLIDFKGKVMYTVPDTLKISTMNHHRLLKARIVLPEFRFKEVGCIDAKGNWIVPLKYDGMGDFSEELVAVKRQGKWGFINAQGKEVIALSHQQVKHFVNGLAMVKKDGLYGGINRQGGWEIPPVYQHIGYFVNGLAIAQKDSLYGLINRQGKWVVPNRYPDINYYQRVQGRLVVKDTTGKWGVMTEAGQWVLKPQYEYVQLLGANRAVVWQLIPGKTAIHQPRKRTLVALPSGKIVLPLAREYFLQSFDHHGLAKILGKSFQHWYKINKSIRDENDIPWDYSHLLYFDKFSRGVPGLIDTMGKMTIATKYDEIGEFSEGLAAAQKKPRDRYMFIRPDGSVAIQGNFIIASHFQQGWARVLAPADSLTFVQEKNGKLVLTPASISDLKSHRWGFINKKGEWMIKPRFEEVSDFYCVEK, from the coding sequence ATGATTAGAAACCTACTGCTCTATCTAGTGCTAAGCGGGGCGTGTACAGCTTGTGTGGTGCGTCCCACCACCCCGTACCCCGCTCGTTGTTATGCTATAGCTACTTTTCACGGTAAAAAGGGGGTGATCAACCGCCAAGGAGAGTGGGTGGTAGCCCCTAAATATGACGACTTGTATTTTTTGAATGATGAAGTTTTAAAAGCTTGTGCACAAACTGGAGACAAACAGAAAGCGTACTTGATTGATTTTAAAGGCAAGGTAATGTACACTGTCCCTGATACATTGAAAATAAGCACAATGAACCATCACAGGCTATTAAAAGCTCGAATAGTATTGCCTGAGTTTAGATTTAAAGAAGTTGGTTGCATTGATGCCAAAGGCAATTGGATCGTTCCTCTTAAATACGATGGTATGGGCGATTTTTCGGAGGAGCTTGTGGCAGTCAAGCGCCAAGGCAAGTGGGGTTTTATCAATGCCCAAGGCAAAGAAGTAATTGCCCTTAGTCACCAACAAGTAAAACACTTTGTAAACGGCTTGGCAATGGTAAAAAAGGATGGTTTGTATGGAGGCATCAACCGCCAAGGTGGTTGGGAGATACCCCCTGTCTACCAACACATAGGGTATTTTGTCAATGGCTTGGCAATTGCCCAAAAAGACAGCTTGTATGGGCTTATCAACCGCCAAGGCAAGTGGGTAGTGCCCAACCGCTACCCTGACATAAACTACTACCAAAGGGTGCAGGGGCGTTTGGTGGTGAAAGACACCACGGGCAAATGGGGGGTGATGACCGAGGCGGGGCAATGGGTGCTCAAGCCCCAATACGAGTATGTGCAACTATTGGGGGCAAACCGTGCCGTGGTGTGGCAATTAATCCCTGGCAAAACTGCCATTCATCAGCCCCGTAAGCGAACCTTGGTAGCTTTGCCTTCGGGCAAAATTGTTTTACCCCTTGCCAGAGAATATTTTTTGCAATCCTTTGATCACCACGGGCTTGCCAAAATACTGGGAAAAAGCTTCCAGCATTGGTATAAAATCAACAAGTCAATTCGTGATGAAAACGACATACCTTGGGATTATAGCCATTTGCTATACTTTGATAAATTCTCAAGAGGGGTGCCTGGGTTGATAGATACCATGGGCAAAATGACGATTGCTACCAAGTATGATGAAATAGGGGAGTTTAGTGAAGGGTTAGCCGCAGCGCAAAAAAAACCCAGAGATAGATATATGTTTATTAGACCAGATGGCAGTGTTGCTATACAAGGTAACTTTATCATTGCTTCCCATTTTCAACAGGGCTGGGCAAGGGTGTTAGCCCCTGCCGACTCGCTTACTTTTGTGCAAGAGAAAAACGGCAAGTTAGTCCTTACACCTGCTTCTATTTCTGACCTCAAAAGCCATCGTTGGGGTTTTATCAACAAAAAAGGCGAGTGGATGATTAAGCCCAGGTTTGAAGAAGTATCTGATTTTTATTGTGTTGAAAAATAA
- a CDS encoding tetratricopeptide repeat protein — MPNLPHIDQLNEQIALDADNDEARFMRAEYYFRHRNYAQAKLDYQAAIDINPEYGLAYVALGYVDTIERSTETACAYFEQARLLYPTNSQEAAWVQQVIWATQNLASYGEDASYYNRRGINLNDLKLYWQALVDYSQALVTDPGYKYSYYNRGLNYNEMGEYALAIKDFTQAIRLKPDDPWHYNDRGNSYNYLKRYEEALKDYFKGISLDPNIAALYGNVGDVYFSLGNLEQATHYIELAINKDPHDATYKAILAEIYLCAGGYEKAWQMMMRNRTLFDESAYALATDILQLVLACILGHTQAIDALEKRLYIAKQLAETVDWDFDSLMRWFNNTQDLSEGTRVVIQKYLEVAVGLVPHPK, encoded by the coding sequence ATGCCTAACTTACCTCATATAGACCAGTTAAACGAACAAATAGCACTGGATGCCGACAATGATGAAGCGCGTTTTATGCGGGCAGAATATTATTTCAGGCACCGTAATTATGCCCAGGCAAAACTTGATTATCAGGCAGCCATTGACATTAACCCTGAGTATGGGTTGGCGTATGTGGCGCTGGGGTATGTAGACACTATAGAGAGAAGCACTGAGACAGCGTGCGCCTATTTTGAACAGGCACGCCTGTTGTACCCCACCAATAGTCAAGAGGCAGCGTGGGTACAACAAGTAATTTGGGCCACCCAAAACCTGGCAAGCTACGGAGAAGACGCCAGCTATTACAACCGCAGAGGCATTAATCTAAACGATTTGAAACTCTATTGGCAGGCATTGGTCGACTACAGTCAAGCATTGGTGACCGATCCTGGATATAAATATAGTTATTATAACCGAGGACTTAACTACAACGAAATGGGGGAGTATGCATTGGCAATTAAGGATTTTACGCAGGCCATTAGGCTTAAACCGGATGATCCCTGGCATTATAACGACCGGGGCAACAGTTATAATTACCTGAAAAGGTATGAAGAGGCTTTGAAAGATTACTTTAAAGGCATTAGCCTTGACCCAAACATTGCGGCGCTGTATGGCAATGTGGGCGATGTGTATTTTAGCCTGGGCAACCTGGAACAAGCCACACACTATATTGAGCTTGCCATTAACAAAGACCCACACGATGCTACCTACAAGGCTATCCTTGCCGAGATTTATTTGTGTGCTGGTGGCTATGAAAAAGCGTGGCAAATGATGATGCGAAATCGCACCTTGTTTGATGAATCAGCGTATGCGCTTGCCACTGATATTTTACAGTTGGTGTTGGCTTGTATATTGGGGCACACCCAAGCGATAGATGCATTGGAAAAACGACTTTATATAGCAAAGCAGTTGGCAGAAACTGTAGATTGGGATTTTGATAGTTTGATGCGTTGGTTTAACAATACACAAGACCTGAGCGAAGGTACAAGGGTAGTTATTCAAAAGTATTTGGAAGTGGCCGTTGGACTAGTACCTCATCCAAAATAA
- a CDS encoding PP2C family protein-serine/threonine phosphatase — translation MNRIIITWLVIIITCYGSSAQKTYIVSQKQATHSLSQSLEILADSTLQLKYPAVKNQPFILFSKFNKKFHPHEAYWGRLTLQSHLNYDESFVLYLGSANYGEVYIESQQGLIEEKTGRLVPLSQKKIKEGRNAPVPLVLPEKSDQQPITVYFRLYNVDHRLVNFVPVLYTQATWGARFKQRNLVQGIFHAIFWTLIIYQLSLFVLLKYKEQFYAPAYFIGLSVYYASVYGIIPEFFLGETPHINEGLWINSLALHTAFLYLLMRAFLNTKKHFKTWHSIFTVLIKLHFILAIATLIVTISTFNLGMLLIIIQAVYSFTLPLITLFCIAAYRKKLKGSFLFITGVLQISIFSSINFIQVMMHNTSNNSSMVALIGHAIQAILFTMALAQKMKASEEGKRLAQAEQLRLVAGQNTLLEQKVKERTLKLEDKNHEIQMQNEALMLQHEEIETQRDAIDQQNKKLSERNYLISQSIKAAQAIQQAILPHQEKLDKLIPDHFILYKPKDVVSGDFYWLNDIEGTTFLATVDCTGHGVPGAFMSLIGNTLLDKIIRVYKILDPAEVLSRLHNEIFHTLRQQGTNNNYGMDMSLLTVKKTDDVNYEVNFCGAKHSLYYATQGTDMIIQELKGDRRSIGGFQPKKVSFNTQSITLPVGTMLYTNSDGLKDQNNPQRKKFGSRRVTELLNQIVHLPLTSQKQRLEEALGEHMRGVSQRDDILFIGIRL, via the coding sequence ATGAACAGAATCATTATTACCTGGTTGGTAATTATTATTACCTGCTATGGTTCATCGGCACAAAAAACCTACATCGTCTCACAAAAACAAGCTACTCACTCCCTCAGTCAATCCTTAGAAATCCTCGCCGACTCAACCCTTCAACTTAAGTACCCGGCCGTTAAAAATCAGCCTTTTATCCTTTTTAGTAAATTCAATAAAAAATTTCATCCTCATGAGGCTTATTGGGGGCGCCTTACTTTGCAAAGCCACCTAAACTACGACGAAAGTTTTGTGTTGTACCTGGGCTCGGCCAACTATGGTGAGGTATACATAGAAAGCCAACAAGGACTGATCGAAGAAAAAACCGGAAGACTGGTACCTTTGTCACAAAAAAAAATAAAAGAAGGGCGTAATGCACCTGTCCCTTTGGTGTTGCCCGAAAAATCAGATCAACAACCAATAACAGTGTACTTCCGCTTATACAATGTTGATCATCGTTTGGTAAACTTTGTACCTGTATTGTATACCCAAGCTACCTGGGGAGCGCGTTTCAAACAACGAAACCTTGTACAGGGTATATTTCATGCCATTTTCTGGACGCTTATCATTTATCAGTTGAGCTTGTTTGTTTTACTCAAATACAAAGAACAGTTTTATGCCCCTGCGTATTTTATAGGACTGTCGGTGTATTATGCCTCCGTATATGGCATTATACCGGAGTTTTTTCTAGGCGAAACCCCCCACATCAACGAAGGGCTCTGGATCAATTCTCTGGCTTTGCATACGGCATTTCTGTATTTACTGATGAGGGCATTTCTCAATACCAAAAAGCATTTCAAGACCTGGCATAGCATTTTTACCGTGCTCATTAAATTACACTTTATACTTGCTATTGCTACCCTAATCGTGACCATCAGTACGTTTAATCTGGGCATGCTGTTAATAATAATACAGGCTGTATACAGTTTTACTTTGCCTTTGATCACCCTCTTTTGTATAGCAGCTTACCGCAAAAAACTCAAGGGCAGTTTTTTGTTCATTACTGGCGTTTTACAAATCAGTATATTTAGTAGCATCAATTTTATTCAAGTAATGATGCACAATACCAGCAACAACTCATCTATGGTGGCGCTTATTGGGCATGCAATTCAGGCAATATTGTTTACAATGGCTTTGGCGCAAAAAATGAAGGCAAGCGAAGAAGGCAAACGTTTGGCGCAAGCCGAACAACTACGCTTGGTGGCCGGGCAAAATACGTTGCTGGAGCAAAAGGTGAAAGAACGTACCTTAAAGTTGGAAGATAAAAATCACGAAATTCAAATGCAAAATGAGGCGCTCATGTTGCAACACGAAGAAATAGAAACCCAAAGAGATGCCATTGACCAGCAAAATAAAAAGCTTTCGGAGCGCAACTACCTCATTTCGCAAAGCATTAAAGCTGCTCAAGCTATTCAGCAGGCCATATTGCCTCATCAGGAAAAACTGGATAAACTCATTCCTGATCATTTTATTCTCTATAAACCCAAAGATGTAGTGAGCGGCGATTTTTACTGGCTCAACGATATAGAAGGTACTACTTTTCTTGCCACAGTAGATTGCACCGGGCATGGGGTGCCAGGTGCTTTTATGTCGCTCATTGGCAATACTTTGCTTGACAAAATTATCAGGGTATATAAAATATTAGATCCTGCCGAGGTACTATCGCGCTTGCATAACGAAATTTTTCACACCTTGAGGCAACAGGGCACCAACAACAATTATGGAATGGATATGTCGTTGCTTACTGTGAAAAAAACAGACGATGTGAACTATGAAGTGAATTTTTGCGGAGCCAAACATTCACTTTATTATGCCACTCAAGGTACTGATATGATCATTCAAGAGCTCAAAGGTGATCGGAGATCAATAGGAGGGTTTCAGCCTAAAAAAGTGAGTTTTAATACCCAATCTATTACATTGCCTGTGGGCACTATGCTGTATACCAACAGTGATGGGCTCAAAGACCAAAACAACCCGCAACGTAAGAAGTTTGGCAGCAGGCGAGTAACTGAACTATTGAATCAGATAGTACATTTACCTCTGACCAGTCAAAAACAAAGGCTGGAAGAGGCCCTTGGTGAGCATATGAGGGGGGTGTCCCAACGCGACGATATTTTATTTATTGGAATCAGACTTTAG